One genomic region from Anguilla rostrata isolate EN2019 chromosome 2, ASM1855537v3, whole genome shotgun sequence encodes:
- the c2h8orf33 gene encoding UPF0488 protein C8orf33 homolog isoform X3, whose product MEEAPWGTFQDELDWCIQQLQTDLLTDNTNPHEVEERERVLNFLQSQGAPSVRKRQVMQMIFGDYRQRMTEEQKPQEETDGIPVYTCTPTQETRPSGTVPLTGEGSGFAFNFQIPEERPIETKPESTDSIGPNAAADDRGADRDGSSENQQDSKQSSLPPPSKSKKKKKNNKKKHTAEGAEDQKKQSAESHGAAASHTGETVLLSAEQQLVRELDWCVEQLELGLRTQKSSPKQMEEASRALKTLRSNKAPLVKKRQVMRAMFGDYRKKMEEDKAKQVKLIHAAVKSARVTAVLEPAKKPVFHRRAECRTPTQPQKSDAQSQEPGPISESFVFVPTQEEFCFNFF is encoded by the exons ATGGAAGAG GCTCCTTGGGGAACTTTCCAGGATGAACTTGACTGGTGTATCCAGCAGCTGCAGACAGACCTATTGACGGACAACACCAACCCACACgaag tggaggagagggaaagggtgCTCAATTTCCTGCAGTCACAGGGGGCCCCCTCTGTGAGGAAGAGGCAGGTGATGCAGATGATATTTGGGGACTATAGGCAGAGAATGACAGAGGAACAAAAGCCACAGGAGGAGACAG ATGGCATACCGGTGTATACCTGTACTCCCACCCAGGAGACAAGACCGTCAGGCACTGTACCCCTGACTGGAGAGGGATCTGGCTTTGCCTTCAACTTTCAGATCCCTGAAGAGCGACCTATAGAGACAAAGCCTGAATCCACAGACTCCATCGGGCCTAATGCTGCTGCAGACGACAGGGGAGCTGACAGGGACGGTAGCTCTGAAAATCAGCAGGACTCCAAGCAGAGCTCATTGCCTCCCCCTTCtaaaagcaagaaaaagaaaaaaaacaacaaaaagaaacacactgcaGAGGGAGCTGAAGACCAAAAGAAGCAATCGGCAGAATCTCATGGTGCGGCAGCCAGTCACACTGGGGAGACTGTGCTGCTG TCAGCAGAGCAGCAGTTGGTCAGAGAGTTGGACTGGTGTGTGGAACAGCTGGAACTGGGCTTGAGGACCCAGAAGTCTTCTCCTAAACAGA TGGAAGAGGCATCTCGTGCACTGAAGACTTTGAGGAGTAACAAGGCCCCCCTGGTGAAGAAGCGACAGGTGATGAGGGCCATGTTTGGTGACTACAGGAAGAAGATGGAAGAGGACAAAGCCAAACAGGTTAAACTAATTCACGCAG CTGTAAAGTCAGCCCGAGTCACAGCTGTGTTGGAGCCAGCCAAGAAGCCGGTTTTTCACAGGAGAGCAGAGTGCAGAACACCGACCCAGCCACAAAAGTCAGATGCCCAGAGCCAGGAACCTGGCCCTATTAGTGAGAGCTTTGTCTTTGTCCCAACACAAGAGGAGTTCTGTTTCAATTTCTTCTGA
- the c2h8orf33 gene encoding UPF0488 protein C8orf33 homolog isoform X2, with product MEEAPWGTFQDELDWCIQQLQTDLLTDNTNPHEVEERERVLNFLQSQGAPSVRKRQVMQMIFGDYRQRMTEEQKPQEETGPEMQGGVADREALFHRSREERFAWIPSNNSFTFNFFPDGIPVYTCTPTQETRPSGTVPLTGEGSGFAFNFQIPEERPIETKPESTDSIGPNAAADDRGADRDGSSENQQDSKQSSLPPPSKSKKKKKNNKKKHTAEGAEDQKKQSAESHGAAASHTGETVLLSAEQQLVRELDWCVEQLELGLRTQKSSPKQMEEASRALKTLRSNKAPLVKKRQVMRAMFGDYRKKMEEDKAKQVKLIHAAVKSARVTAVLEPAKKPVFHRRAECRTPTQPQKSDAQSQEPGPISESFVFVPTQEEFCFNFF from the exons ATGGAAGAG GCTCCTTGGGGAACTTTCCAGGATGAACTTGACTGGTGTATCCAGCAGCTGCAGACAGACCTATTGACGGACAACACCAACCCACACgaag tggaggagagggaaagggtgCTCAATTTCCTGCAGTCACAGGGGGCCCCCTCTGTGAGGAAGAGGCAGGTGATGCAGATGATATTTGGGGACTATAGGCAGAGAATGACAGAGGAACAAAAGCCACAGGAGGAGACAG GGCCTGAGATGCAGGGTGGTGTAGCAGACAGGGAAGCACTGTTTCACAGGAGCAGGGAGGAAAGATTTGCCTGGATCCCAAGCAACAACTCCTTCACCTTCAACTTCTTCCCAGATGGCATACCGGTGTATACCTGTACTCCCACCCAGGAGACAAGACCGTCAGGCACTGTACCCCTGACTGGAGAGGGATCTGGCTTTGCCTTCAACTTTCAGATCCCTGAAGAGCGACCTATAGAGACAAAGCCTGAATCCACAGACTCCATCGGGCCTAATGCTGCTGCAGACGACAGGGGAGCTGACAGGGACGGTAGCTCTGAAAATCAGCAGGACTCCAAGCAGAGCTCATTGCCTCCCCCTTCtaaaagcaagaaaaagaaaaaaaacaacaaaaagaaacacactgcaGAGGGAGCTGAAGACCAAAAGAAGCAATCGGCAGAATCTCATGGTGCGGCAGCCAGTCACACTGGGGAGACTGTGCTGCTG TCAGCAGAGCAGCAGTTGGTCAGAGAGTTGGACTGGTGTGTGGAACAGCTGGAACTGGGCTTGAGGACCCAGAAGTCTTCTCCTAAACAGA TGGAAGAGGCATCTCGTGCACTGAAGACTTTGAGGAGTAACAAGGCCCCCCTGGTGAAGAAGCGACAGGTGATGAGGGCCATGTTTGGTGACTACAGGAAGAAGATGGAAGAGGACAAAGCCAAACAGGTTAAACTAATTCACGCAG CTGTAAAGTCAGCCCGAGTCACAGCTGTGTTGGAGCCAGCCAAGAAGCCGGTTTTTCACAGGAGAGCAGAGTGCAGAACACCGACCCAGCCACAAAAGTCAGATGCCCAGAGCCAGGAACCTGGCCCTATTAGTGAGAGCTTTGTCTTTGTCCCAACACAAGAGGAGTTCTGTTTCAATTTCTTCTGA
- the c2h8orf33 gene encoding UPF0488 protein C8orf33 homolog isoform X1, which translates to MEEAPWGTFQDELDWCIQQLQTDLLTDNTNPHEVEERERVLNFLQSQGAPSVRKRQVMQMIFGDYRQRMTEEQKPQEETVGPEMQGGVADREALFHRSREERFAWIPSNNSFTFNFFPDGIPVYTCTPTQETRPSGTVPLTGEGSGFAFNFQIPEERPIETKPESTDSIGPNAAADDRGADRDGSSENQQDSKQSSLPPPSKSKKKKKNNKKKHTAEGAEDQKKQSAESHGAAASHTGETVLLSAEQQLVRELDWCVEQLELGLRTQKSSPKQMEEASRALKTLRSNKAPLVKKRQVMRAMFGDYRKKMEEDKAKQVKLIHAAVKSARVTAVLEPAKKPVFHRRAECRTPTQPQKSDAQSQEPGPISESFVFVPTQEEFCFNFF; encoded by the exons ATGGAAGAG GCTCCTTGGGGAACTTTCCAGGATGAACTTGACTGGTGTATCCAGCAGCTGCAGACAGACCTATTGACGGACAACACCAACCCACACgaag tggaggagagggaaagggtgCTCAATTTCCTGCAGTCACAGGGGGCCCCCTCTGTGAGGAAGAGGCAGGTGATGCAGATGATATTTGGGGACTATAGGCAGAGAATGACAGAGGAACAAAAGCCACAGGAGGAGACAG TAGGGCCTGAGATGCAGGGTGGTGTAGCAGACAGGGAAGCACTGTTTCACAGGAGCAGGGAGGAAAGATTTGCCTGGATCCCAAGCAACAACTCCTTCACCTTCAACTTCTTCCCAGATGGCATACCGGTGTATACCTGTACTCCCACCCAGGAGACAAGACCGTCAGGCACTGTACCCCTGACTGGAGAGGGATCTGGCTTTGCCTTCAACTTTCAGATCCCTGAAGAGCGACCTATAGAGACAAAGCCTGAATCCACAGACTCCATCGGGCCTAATGCTGCTGCAGACGACAGGGGAGCTGACAGGGACGGTAGCTCTGAAAATCAGCAGGACTCCAAGCAGAGCTCATTGCCTCCCCCTTCtaaaagcaagaaaaagaaaaaaaacaacaaaaagaaacacactgcaGAGGGAGCTGAAGACCAAAAGAAGCAATCGGCAGAATCTCATGGTGCGGCAGCCAGTCACACTGGGGAGACTGTGCTGCTG TCAGCAGAGCAGCAGTTGGTCAGAGAGTTGGACTGGTGTGTGGAACAGCTGGAACTGGGCTTGAGGACCCAGAAGTCTTCTCCTAAACAGA TGGAAGAGGCATCTCGTGCACTGAAGACTTTGAGGAGTAACAAGGCCCCCCTGGTGAAGAAGCGACAGGTGATGAGGGCCATGTTTGGTGACTACAGGAAGAAGATGGAAGAGGACAAAGCCAAACAGGTTAAACTAATTCACGCAG CTGTAAAGTCAGCCCGAGTCACAGCTGTGTTGGAGCCAGCCAAGAAGCCGGTTTTTCACAGGAGAGCAGAGTGCAGAACACCGACCCAGCCACAAAAGTCAGATGCCCAGAGCCAGGAACCTGGCCCTATTAGTGAGAGCTTTGTCTTTGTCCCAACACAAGAGGAGTTCTGTTTCAATTTCTTCTGA